In one Verrucomicrobiia bacterium genomic region, the following are encoded:
- a CDS encoding right-handed parallel beta-helix repeat-containing protein yields the protein MGADFYCDPLKGSPQGDGSAARPWRTVEEVITSRKIQSLDAQGKTINPGAPVKAGDTLWLRSGWHGTIRIPTGYNKEFITFAAEPGHTPHLGWVDIGGGSRWRVKGLMISPSLAPNPIEKPPHSLVMLGERGQDDSEQLVVEDCFVFSVLDTAKWSAKDWVTKPQSGIWLGRYGRSHVARNNFVLNTRFGINLCAPDVICEGNVVANYSADGIRVTRDGQVVRYNVVKNNFVGAEEGDDNHDDGIQAFLFNVGRGTLRGVRVEGNVIVARERDDLPYPNPLQGIGFFDGPLVQFVVECNVVLVNHWHGITLGDAQQSLVRSNVAFSRWTMEKPRPWIMLGQKQQLARGNTAMDNWAHSFSFKDDPEVIAARNQPVTEAILREKLLALIKEIEAQFGERHPVAGRRRLEMPWLEKGGAASN from the coding sequence ATGGGCGCAGACTTTTATTGCGACCCCCTGAAAGGATCACCCCAGGGCGACGGCAGCGCAGCCAGGCCCTGGCGAACCGTGGAGGAAGTGATCACTTCCCGGAAAATTCAATCCCTGGATGCCCAGGGGAAAACCATCAATCCAGGCGCCCCTGTCAAAGCCGGCGACACCCTCTGGCTGCGCAGCGGCTGGCATGGTACGATTCGCATTCCCACCGGCTACAACAAGGAGTTTATCACCTTTGCCGCGGAGCCTGGACACACCCCCCATTTGGGCTGGGTGGACATTGGCGGCGGCAGCCGCTGGCGCGTGAAAGGCCTGATGATTTCCCCCTCCCTGGCTCCGAACCCCATAGAGAAGCCGCCTCACAGCCTCGTGATGCTGGGCGAACGGGGCCAGGATGACAGCGAGCAACTGGTGGTGGAGGACTGCTTCGTGTTCAGCGTCCTCGACACCGCAAAGTGGTCCGCCAAAGACTGGGTGACCAAACCGCAAAGCGGCATCTGGCTGGGCCGATACGGGCGCAGCCATGTGGCCCGCAACAATTTTGTGCTCAACACCCGCTTTGGCATCAATCTGTGCGCCCCCGATGTCATTTGTGAAGGCAACGTCGTGGCCAATTATTCGGCGGACGGCATCCGGGTAACCCGCGATGGCCAGGTGGTCCGCTATAATGTGGTTAAAAATAACTTTGTGGGCGCGGAAGAAGGCGACGACAACCACGATGACGGCATCCAGGCCTTTTTGTTCAATGTGGGCCGGGGTACCCTCCGCGGTGTCCGCGTCGAAGGCAACGTGATTGTGGCCCGGGAGCGCGATGACCTGCCATACCCCAATCCCTTGCAGGGCATTGGCTTTTTTGACGGGCCGCTGGTCCAATTCGTGGTGGAGTGCAACGTGGTCCTCGTCAATCACTGGCACGGCATCACCCTCGGTGATGCCCAGCAAAGCCTGGTGCGCAGCAACGTGGCCTTCAGCCGCTGGACCATGGAAAAACCACGCCCTTGGATCATGTTGGGCCAGAAACAGCAACTGGCACGCGGCAACACCGCCATGGACAACTGGGCCCATTCCTTCTCTTTCAAAGATGATCCGGAGGTCATAGCCGCGCGCAACCAGCCCGTCACCGAGGCCATTTTGCGCGAAAAGCTGCTGGCGTTGATAAAAGAAATCGAAGCCCAATTCGGGGAGCGCCATCCGGTGGCGGGGCGCAGGCGCCTGGAAATGCCCTGGCTGGAAAAGGGCGGGGCCGCCTCCAATTAA
- a CDS encoding periplasmic heavy metal sensor has protein sequence MKNVLKYAATLALAGAVSMLASALQAQPGGGGRGGFGLDEQQRNTLREEMQKQQTEVQQLNEKLQAAQRELMKEVLAEKQDEKKIREKADAVAKIQADIMVLRAKAFASINPTLKPEQKEQMLENRFSFMMLQGGGMMGGPGAGPGMRQGGPGGQGGPGAAPGGQGGQGGRGQRGGGGQNRQ, from the coding sequence ATGAAAAACGTACTGAAATATGCGGCAACCCTGGCTCTGGCCGGCGCTGTGTCCATGCTGGCTTCTGCGCTGCAGGCGCAACCTGGCGGCGGCGGACGGGGCGGCTTTGGGCTGGACGAGCAGCAGCGTAACACCCTGCGGGAGGAGATGCAGAAGCAGCAGACAGAAGTTCAACAACTGAACGAAAAACTGCAGGCCGCCCAGCGGGAATTGATGAAGGAAGTGCTGGCCGAGAAGCAGGATGAAAAGAAGATTCGCGAGAAGGCGGATGCGGTGGCCAAGATTCAGGCCGACATCATGGTGCTGCGGGCCAAGGCCTTTGCGAGCATCAACCCCACCCTCAAGCCTGAGCAGAAGGAGCAAATGCTCGAAAACCGTTTCAGCTTCATGATGCTCCAGGGCGGCGGTATGATGGGCGGTCCGGGCGCAGGCCCCGGCATGCGTCAAGGCGGCCCCGGCGGGCAAGGTGGTCCGGGTGCGGCTCCTGGCGGTCAGGGTGGACAAGGTGGCCGCGGGCAACGCGGTGGTGGCGGACAGAACCGCCAATAA